A stretch of Cystobacter ferrugineus DNA encodes these proteins:
- a CDS encoding outer membrane protein assembly factor has protein sequence MGVELHLPGDADTEGLSALVAVRKGQALSARAVRRSVERLWASERFSDIVVRSVEVPGGVRVVFELTPVQPLLRIAVEGNVVLKDEALLDVLEAQGLVVGQRLDEERLDAALTAMSRAYGRQGYNEARIELTREQETGGVALAFTVFEGRPTQVAAVSVTGSPGLPLSELLATLGLRVGGVLDRGGLDAGLERLRTLLRERGHWRASVGQPILEEAAGAATVVVPLSAGPRFSLHFHGNHHFADALLRRVLAYEGAEPLDAATVARLARRLELFYRYRGFHAVHVEPRELVHPQGEVAVLAFDIEEGPVLRVSRVHFRGNTVLSNEALREMLTERLRAGTPQPGTPPRLRGVAEMGPDGSRRGPGEWLVDPAIVFVEEAYRDAAEAMTEAYRERGFLDAHVRFTRLRERLTRGTAEAWFEVHEGTLLRVAEVRLEGGPQGFDGHRFVHVGPGDALNPDTVESGRRELVSELSRQGYLFARVEAEPTPGAEGVSLLFRMEPGPRVTVGRILVRGLARTEEDVVRATVRLKEDEVVEPDKLVESQRRLALLNIFRQVTVRLDKPEVPEASKDIVVEVRERPRWEGEIAGGYFLSEGPRLVLDVARTNVDGRGLNLSARLKLNYVGWSTQGVEKANAIRVTCATVPEECPAASPWVNDFGGRAVLSAVLPRLYGLQPLEVGARLDLITERVQRPSYLSSRVAAVTGLDWSVTRWLNAALQYELEGNVLQAGTRPLATLDRADQERLRFPYGFFILHSLRASTSVDLRDNPVNPHKGLLVSTSAEWMRDLQSYETTSSGTPLEALPLHNVKLSGNASVYAPLPSGTVLAVSVRAGIILPLERDARVIGSKRFFLGGSSNLRGFREDGILGEDRRAQLRRQVADCRSLIQPAGCSAELLTLLAGQPPVSEGGELFTLAKTELRIPVRSSFDLGLFLEAGNLWLDQAAYRFSALRYTVGAGFRYVTPVGPLAFDVGINLDPDEVLNEPWGQIHFSIGAF, from the coding sequence ATGGGCGTGGAGCTGCACCTGCCAGGTGACGCGGACACCGAGGGGCTCTCGGCGCTGGTGGCGGTCCGCAAGGGCCAGGCCCTGTCGGCCCGTGCCGTGCGGCGCTCGGTGGAGCGGCTGTGGGCGAGCGAGCGCTTCTCCGACATCGTCGTGCGCTCGGTGGAGGTGCCCGGAGGCGTGCGCGTGGTGTTCGAGCTCACGCCCGTCCAACCCCTGCTGCGCATCGCCGTGGAGGGCAATGTCGTCCTCAAGGACGAGGCGCTCCTGGACGTGCTCGAGGCGCAGGGCCTCGTCGTGGGGCAGCGGCTCGACGAGGAGCGCCTGGACGCGGCCCTCACGGCCATGTCCCGGGCCTACGGGCGCCAGGGCTACAACGAGGCCCGCATCGAGCTCACGCGCGAGCAGGAGACCGGTGGCGTGGCGCTCGCCTTCACCGTCTTCGAGGGCCGGCCCACGCAGGTGGCGGCCGTGTCGGTGACGGGCAGTCCGGGGCTGCCCCTGTCCGAGCTGCTCGCCACGCTGGGCCTGCGGGTGGGCGGAGTGCTGGACCGGGGAGGGTTGGACGCGGGTCTCGAGCGGCTGCGCACCCTGCTGCGCGAGCGCGGCCACTGGCGCGCCAGCGTGGGCCAGCCCATCCTCGAGGAGGCGGCGGGTGCGGCGACCGTGGTGGTGCCCCTGTCCGCCGGTCCGCGCTTCAGCCTCCACTTCCACGGCAACCACCACTTCGCGGACGCGCTGCTCAGGAGGGTGCTCGCCTACGAGGGCGCGGAGCCCCTGGACGCGGCGACCGTGGCACGCCTGGCGCGGCGGCTCGAGCTCTTCTATCGCTACCGGGGCTTTCACGCCGTGCACGTGGAGCCGCGCGAGCTGGTGCACCCCCAGGGGGAGGTGGCGGTGCTCGCCTTCGACATCGAGGAGGGGCCCGTGCTGCGCGTGAGCCGGGTGCACTTCCGGGGCAACACGGTCCTGTCCAACGAGGCGCTGCGCGAGATGCTCACCGAGCGCCTGCGGGCCGGCACGCCCCAGCCGGGCACGCCGCCGCGCCTGCGGGGTGTGGCGGAGATGGGGCCGGATGGCTCGCGCCGGGGACCGGGCGAGTGGTTGGTGGATCCAGCCATCGTCTTCGTCGAGGAGGCCTACCGGGACGCCGCGGAGGCGATGACGGAGGCGTACCGGGAGCGCGGCTTCCTGGATGCCCACGTGCGTTTCACCCGCCTGCGCGAGCGCCTGACGCGGGGCACGGCCGAGGCCTGGTTCGAGGTGCATGAGGGCACGCTCCTGCGGGTGGCGGAGGTGCGCCTGGAGGGTGGGCCCCAGGGCTTCGATGGCCATCGCTTCGTGCACGTGGGGCCCGGGGATGCGCTGAACCCCGACACGGTGGAGTCCGGCCGGCGGGAGCTGGTCTCCGAGCTGAGCCGCCAGGGCTATCTCTTCGCCCGCGTGGAGGCCGAACCCACGCCGGGGGCGGAGGGCGTGTCGTTGCTCTTCCGGATGGAGCCCGGGCCCCGGGTGACGGTGGGCCGCATCCTCGTGCGCGGCCTGGCGCGGACCGAGGAGGACGTGGTGCGCGCCACGGTGCGCCTCAAGGAAGACGAGGTGGTGGAGCCGGACAAGCTCGTCGAGAGCCAGCGCCGGCTCGCGCTGCTCAACATCTTCCGGCAGGTGACGGTGCGGCTGGACAAGCCGGAGGTGCCGGAGGCGAGCAAGGACATCGTCGTGGAGGTACGCGAGCGTCCGCGCTGGGAGGGAGAGATCGCCGGGGGCTACTTCCTGTCGGAAGGTCCGCGCCTGGTGTTGGACGTGGCCCGCACGAACGTGGATGGGCGCGGCCTCAACCTGTCCGCCCGGTTGAAGCTCAACTACGTGGGGTGGAGCACCCAGGGCGTGGAGAAGGCGAACGCGATCCGGGTGACGTGCGCGACGGTGCCCGAGGAGTGTCCGGCTGCGTCGCCGTGGGTGAATGACTTCGGTGGGCGCGCCGTGTTGTCGGCGGTGCTGCCGCGGCTCTACGGCCTGCAGCCCCTGGAGGTCGGCGCGCGGTTGGATCTCATCACCGAGCGCGTGCAGCGGCCCTCCTATCTGTCCTCCCGGGTTGCCGCGGTGACGGGCCTGGACTGGTCGGTGACGCGCTGGTTGAACGCCGCGCTCCAGTACGAACTGGAGGGCAACGTGCTGCAGGCCGGCACCCGCCCGCTCGCCACACTGGACCGGGCGGACCAGGAGCGGCTGCGCTTCCCCTACGGCTTCTTCATCCTGCATTCGTTGCGTGCATCCACGTCGGTGGATCTTCGCGACAACCCGGTCAATCCCCACAAGGGCTTGTTGGTGTCCACCAGCGCCGAGTGGATGAGGGATCTGCAATCGTACGAAACCACGAGCAGCGGCACCCCGCTGGAGGCGCTGCCCCTGCACAACGTGAAGCTCTCGGGGAACGCGAGCGTGTACGCGCCCCTGCCCTCGGGCACGGTGCTGGCGGTGTCGGTTCGCGCGGGCATCATCCTGCCGTTGGAGAGGGACGCCCGGGTCATCGGCTCCAAGCGCTTCTTCCTGGGCGGCTCCAGCAACCTGCGCGGCTTCCGCGAGGACGGCATCCTCGGCGAGGACCGGCGCGCGCAGTTGCGGCGTCAGGTGGCCGATTGCCGCTCGCTCATCCAGCCGGCGGGCTGTAGCGCGGAGCTGTTGACCCTGCTCGCGGGGCAGCCGCCCGTGAGCGAGGGCGGCGAGCTGTTCACCCTGGCCAAGACGGAGCTGCGCATCCCCGTGCGCTCCTCGTTCGACCTGGGCCTCTTCCTGGAGGCGGGCAACCTCTGGCTGGACCAGGCGGCCTATCGGTTCTCCGCGCTGCGCTACACGGTGGGCGCCGGCTTCCGCTACGTGACGCCCGTGGGCCCGCTCGCCTTCGATGTGGGCATCAACCTGGACCCGGACGAGGTGCTCAACGAGCCCTGGGGGCAGATCCACTTCAGCATCGGCGCGTTCTGA
- a CDS encoding aminotransferase class V-fold PLP-dependent enzyme encodes MRAHWALDPETLFLNHGSFGACPTRVLEEQSRLRARMEANPVRFLHREWPDLADAARGALADFLDANPDDLAFVPNATTGVNTVLRSLRFAPGDELLTTDHEYNASRNALDFVAQAWGVQVVVAKLPWPTPSPQAVVDAVLARVTERTRLLLIDHITSQTGMILPVASLVRTLRSRGIETLVDGAHGPGQIPLSLRELGAAYYTGNCHKWLCAPKGAAFLHVRRDAQPLIRPLVISHGYNSRREDLSRFRLDFDWLGTTDPTPFLCIPKAIEVMGGMVPGGWPEVMARNHSLAIAARTLLHQRLGGAPRCPEDMVGSMATVALPDGFPEEPSVLGLDPLQDRLFLEHRIEVPIMPWPRAPHRHVRVSAQLYNSPSEYQRLAEALEAVPR; translated from the coding sequence TTGCGTGCCCACTGGGCGCTCGACCCCGAGACGCTCTTCCTCAACCACGGCTCCTTCGGCGCCTGCCCCACCCGGGTGCTCGAGGAGCAGTCCCGGCTGCGCGCGCGCATGGAAGCCAATCCGGTGCGCTTCCTCCACCGCGAATGGCCGGACCTCGCCGACGCGGCCCGCGGCGCACTCGCGGACTTCCTCGACGCCAACCCGGACGACCTGGCCTTCGTCCCCAACGCCACCACGGGCGTCAACACCGTCCTGCGCTCGCTGCGCTTCGCCCCCGGCGACGAGCTGCTCACCACCGATCACGAGTACAACGCCTCGCGCAACGCGCTCGACTTCGTGGCCCAGGCCTGGGGCGTGCAGGTGGTGGTCGCGAAGCTGCCCTGGCCCACCCCCTCCCCCCAGGCCGTGGTGGACGCGGTGCTCGCGCGCGTCACCGAGCGCACCCGGCTGCTGCTCATCGATCACATCACCAGCCAGACGGGCATGATCCTCCCCGTGGCCTCGCTCGTGCGCACGCTGCGCTCGCGCGGCATCGAAACGCTCGTGGATGGGGCGCACGGGCCCGGCCAGATTCCCCTGTCCCTGCGCGAGCTGGGCGCGGCGTACTACACCGGCAACTGCCACAAGTGGCTGTGCGCGCCCAAGGGGGCCGCCTTCCTCCACGTGCGCCGCGATGCACAGCCGCTCATCCGTCCCCTCGTCATCAGCCATGGGTACAACTCGCGGCGCGAGGATCTCTCGCGCTTCCGCCTGGACTTCGACTGGCTCGGCACGACCGATCCCACCCCCTTCCTGTGCATCCCCAAGGCCATCGAGGTGATGGGCGGCATGGTGCCCGGCGGCTGGCCCGAGGTGATGGCCCGCAACCACTCCCTGGCGATCGCCGCGAGAACCCTGCTCCACCAACGACTGGGCGGCGCCCCCCGCTGCCCCGAGGACATGGTGGGCAGCATGGCCACCGTGGCCCTCCCGGATGGCTTCCCCGAGGAGCCCTCCGTGCTCGGGTTGGATCCGCTCCAGGATCGGCTCTTCCTCGAGCACCGGATCGAAGTGCCCATCATGCCCTGGCCCCGGGCGCCCCACCGGCACGTGCGCGTGTCGGCCCAGCTCTACAACTCGCCCTCCGAGTACCAACGGCTCGCGGAAGCTTTGGAGGCGGTGCCGCGCTGA
- a CDS encoding spinster family MFS transporter has product MSPPVAVASPSAAPNSTYALFILSLINLVNYLDRYIVTVALPHIQRDFQLDNTQAGLLGSFFMVVFMLASPISGFLGDRVPRRFLVAGGVLLWSLATGASGLASTFAALMVARACVGIGEAGYGAVAPSIISDLFPREQRTRVLSIFYIAIPVGAAAGYGLGGWLSNAYSWHVAFYVGGVPGIILAVMAFFMPEPQRGAMDGPEAQKKLPFLVGLKGLGRNPAFWWTTSGYTLMTFSIGGLAFWLPSFLVNERAMTLDRAGFLSGAVTALAGLTGTIAGGWLGDRMDQRMPGGGLRLSGVGLLLAAPLMVLAVRVSAHAPMFAIIFLAQFLIFLNSGPINAAIVNGVPPAFRAFAMGLNVLFIHMLGDALSPTVIGKLADVSSLAVAIQVNAIPVLLGGLALLMAGKAFRHVNA; this is encoded by the coding sequence TTGAGCCCGCCCGTCGCCGTGGCCTCCCCGTCCGCCGCCCCCAATAGCACCTACGCGCTGTTCATCCTCTCGCTCATCAACCTGGTCAACTACCTCGACCGGTACATCGTCACGGTCGCCCTGCCCCACATCCAGCGCGACTTCCAGCTCGACAACACCCAGGCGGGACTGCTCGGCAGCTTCTTCATGGTGGTGTTCATGCTGGCCTCGCCCATCAGCGGCTTCCTGGGCGATCGCGTTCCGCGCCGCTTCCTGGTGGCCGGAGGCGTGCTCCTCTGGAGCCTCGCCACGGGGGCCTCGGGACTGGCGAGCACCTTCGCCGCGCTGATGGTGGCGCGTGCGTGCGTGGGCATCGGCGAGGCGGGCTATGGTGCGGTGGCCCCCTCCATCATCTCCGACCTCTTCCCGCGCGAGCAGCGCACGCGCGTGTTGTCCATCTTCTACATCGCCATCCCCGTGGGCGCGGCGGCCGGCTACGGGCTCGGCGGCTGGTTGAGCAACGCCTACTCGTGGCACGTGGCCTTCTACGTCGGAGGCGTGCCGGGCATCATCCTCGCCGTCATGGCCTTCTTCATGCCCGAGCCCCAGCGCGGCGCCATGGATGGTCCGGAGGCCCAGAAGAAGCTGCCCTTCCTCGTGGGCCTCAAGGGCCTGGGGCGCAACCCCGCCTTCTGGTGGACCACGAGCGGCTACACCCTGATGACGTTCTCCATCGGCGGACTGGCCTTCTGGCTGCCTTCCTTCCTCGTCAACGAGCGGGCGATGACACTGGATCGCGCGGGCTTCCTCTCCGGGGCGGTCACCGCGCTGGCGGGCCTGACGGGGACGATCGCCGGCGGCTGGCTGGGAGACCGGATGGACCAACGGATGCCGGGCGGAGGTCTGCGCCTGTCGGGCGTGGGGCTGCTGCTCGCCGCGCCGCTCATGGTCCTGGCGGTGAGGGTGTCGGCGCACGCCCCCATGTTCGCCATCATCTTCCTGGCCCAGTTCCTCATCTTCCTCAACAGCGGGCCCATCAACGCGGCCATCGTCAATGGCGTGCCCCCCGCCTTCCGCGCCTTCGCCATGGGGCTCAACGTCCTCTTCATCCACATGCTGGGCGACGCCCTGTCCCCCACGGTGATTGGTAAGCTGGCGGACGTCAGCAGCCTCGCCGTGGCCATCCAGGTGAACGCGATTCCCGTGCTTCTGGGAGGGCTCGCGCTATTGATGGCGGGCAAGGCGTTCCGGCACGTGAACGCCTGA
- a CDS encoding lysophospholipid acyltransferase family protein: MFYGFVRTVVALLLRLFYRVKVHAPQAETEGPVIFVGNHPNGLIDPALVFILTHRQVTFLAKEPLFRLPVIGALLRGLGALPVYRKQDDPTQMGRNEGTLDAARGALVAGRAITLFPEGKSHSEPGLAELKTGAARIALGAAKQGAAVRIVPVGLTYADKHLFRSEVLIEVGAPIDVRDFLPADGADEATSVRALTERIAGALRAVTLNLEKWEDLPLIQLAEDLYALRQKQAKDPERLRYWARGLELFRAEQPERFERVRGQFMTFQRHLSLVRADPADLSLEYQPAPVARFALKNLLLLAVGLPLSLVGLCLFYVPYLFPRWASRNAELDVQATVKFLAAAVTSAVWWAALTAGAWLWLGAPVGVAVLLGVPPLALLTLYFSERWSVVRHDVSVFFTLGSRTRLKARLLAEGGALAEQVERLAGEYQPRLASAAATSDVIAGQ, from the coding sequence GTGTTCTACGGCTTCGTACGGACGGTGGTGGCGCTGTTGCTGCGGCTCTTCTACCGGGTGAAGGTGCATGCCCCCCAGGCTGAGACCGAGGGGCCCGTCATCTTCGTGGGCAATCACCCCAACGGGCTCATCGATCCCGCGCTCGTCTTCATCCTCACGCACCGGCAGGTGACGTTCCTCGCCAAGGAGCCGCTCTTCCGCCTTCCAGTCATCGGCGCGTTGCTCCGGGGGCTCGGGGCGCTGCCCGTGTATCGCAAGCAGGACGACCCCACGCAGATGGGCCGCAACGAGGGCACGCTGGACGCGGCGCGTGGAGCGCTCGTGGCGGGCCGGGCCATCACCCTCTTTCCCGAGGGCAAGAGCCACTCGGAGCCCGGGCTCGCGGAGCTGAAGACGGGCGCGGCGCGCATCGCGCTCGGGGCGGCGAAGCAGGGGGCCGCCGTGCGCATCGTCCCGGTGGGCCTCACGTACGCGGACAAGCACCTGTTCCGCAGCGAGGTGCTCATCGAGGTGGGCGCGCCCATCGACGTGCGCGACTTCCTTCCCGCGGACGGCGCGGACGAGGCCACCTCGGTGCGCGCGCTCACCGAGCGCATCGCCGGAGCGCTGCGCGCCGTCACCCTCAACCTGGAGAAGTGGGAGGACCTGCCGCTCATCCAACTGGCCGAGGACCTCTACGCCCTGCGCCAGAAGCAGGCGAAGGATCCGGAGCGGCTGCGCTACTGGGCGCGGGGGCTCGAGCTGTTCCGCGCGGAGCAACCCGAGCGCTTCGAGCGGGTGCGCGGCCAGTTCATGACCTTCCAGCGCCACCTGTCCCTGGTGCGCGCGGACCCCGCGGATCTGTCGCTGGAGTACCAGCCCGCTCCCGTGGCGCGCTTCGCGCTGAAGAACCTGTTGTTGCTCGCGGTGGGTCTGCCCCTGTCGCTCGTGGGGCTGTGTCTGTTCTACGTGCCCTATCTGTTTCCGCGCTGGGCGAGCCGCAACGCGGAGCTGGACGTCCAGGCGACGGTGAAGTTCCTCGCGGCGGCGGTGACGTCGGCCGTGTGGTGGGCGGCGCTCACGGCGGGGGCGTGGCTGTGGCTCGGCGCTCCGGTGGGTGTGGCGGTGCTGCTGGGTGTTCCTCCGCTCGCGCTCCTCACGCTGTACTTCTCCGAGCGCTGGAGCGTCGTGCGGCATGACGTGTCCGTGTTCTTCACCCTGGGCAGCCGGACGCGGCTCAAGGCCCGCCTGCTCGCCGAGGGAGGGGCACTGGCGGAGCAGGTGGAGCGGCTGGCGGGGGAGTACCAACCGCGGTTGGCGTCTGCTGCCGCGACGTCGGATGTGATAGCAGGGCAGTAA
- the namA gene encoding NADPH dehydrogenase NamA has product MSSLLFSPLTLRGITLKNRIAVSPMCQYSSEDGFANDWHFVHLGSRAVGGAGLIIFEASAVEAIGRITAQDLGIYKDEHVAPLARIVKFLHEHGSVAGIQLAHAGRKASTSPPWTGGAPIAPNAEGGWLPVAPSPLAFDEKSTVPTELDEAGIQRVIRSFAEATDRARTAGFRLVEIHGAHGYLLHEFLSPLSNKRTDRYGGSFENRVRFTREVTRAVRQRWPEELPLFVRLSATDWVEGGWTVEDSVALAKLLKEDGADLIDCSSGAIVPGVKIPAGPGYQVPLSERVRREAGIATGAVGFIQSAFQADSILRTGQADLVLLARELLRDPYWPLHAAKELHAKVEWPKQYERAQN; this is encoded by the coding sequence TTGAGCAGCCTGCTCTTCTCCCCGCTGACTCTGCGCGGGATCACCTTGAAGAACCGCATCGCCGTCTCGCCCATGTGCCAGTACTCGAGCGAGGACGGCTTCGCGAACGACTGGCACTTCGTCCACCTGGGCTCCCGGGCCGTGGGCGGCGCGGGGCTCATCATCTTCGAGGCCAGTGCCGTCGAGGCCATCGGCCGCATCACCGCGCAGGACCTCGGCATCTACAAGGACGAGCACGTCGCGCCGCTCGCGCGCATCGTGAAGTTCCTCCATGAGCACGGCTCCGTGGCGGGCATCCAGCTCGCGCACGCGGGACGCAAGGCCTCCACGAGCCCGCCCTGGACGGGGGGAGCGCCCATCGCCCCCAACGCCGAGGGAGGCTGGCTCCCCGTCGCCCCCAGCCCCCTCGCCTTCGACGAGAAGTCCACCGTGCCCACGGAGCTCGATGAGGCGGGCATCCAGCGCGTCATCCGCTCCTTCGCGGAGGCGACCGACCGCGCCCGGACCGCGGGCTTCCGGCTGGTGGAGATCCACGGCGCGCACGGCTATCTGCTGCACGAGTTCCTCTCCCCGCTGTCCAACAAGCGCACGGATCGCTACGGCGGCTCCTTCGAGAACCGCGTGCGCTTCACCCGCGAGGTGACCCGCGCGGTGCGCCAGCGCTGGCCCGAGGAGCTGCCGCTCTTCGTGCGCTTGTCCGCCACGGACTGGGTCGAGGGGGGCTGGACGGTCGAGGACTCGGTGGCGCTCGCGAAGCTGCTCAAGGAGGACGGCGCGGACCTCATCGACTGCTCCTCGGGAGCCATCGTGCCCGGGGTGAAGATTCCCGCCGGCCCGGGCTACCAGGTGCCCCTGTCCGAGCGCGTGCGCCGCGAGGCGGGCATCGCCACGGGCGCCGTGGGCTTCATCCAATCCGCCTTCCAGGCCGACAGCATCCTGCGCACCGGACAGGCGGACCTCGTGCTGCTCGCGCGCGAGCTGCTGCGCGACCCCTACTGGCCCCTGCACGCGGCGAAGGAGCTCCACGCCAAGGTGGAGTGGCCGAAGCAGTACGAGCGCGCGCAGAACTGA
- a CDS encoding Ppx/GppA phosphatase family protein, whose amino-acid sequence MPRYATIDVGTNSVLLLVADRQPDGRFHAVRERAEITRLGRGVDQSRRLSPEGMETTLQVLSDFAEEARRLGAEAIAVSATSAARDAENGAEFLAAARTRAGVTVEIIPGELEAQLSFTAAYADFGRAARGPLVVVDIGGGSTEFIYGDTAGKVTFRHSFDVGSVRMTERYVRADPPSAEDRARVEAHLRETFSSLPPCPPGAQLVGIAGTVTTLFTVRHAIDPYDAERVHGGTLSLAELDALVDSLCQKPLAERQKLPGLQPKRADVIPAGALILRECLRALRLENCLVSDRGLRWGLLAHRFGASS is encoded by the coding sequence ATGCCTCGATACGCCACCATCGACGTGGGGACCAACTCGGTCCTCCTGCTCGTCGCCGACCGCCAACCCGATGGCCGCTTCCACGCCGTGCGGGAGCGCGCGGAAATCACCCGCCTGGGACGCGGCGTGGACCAGAGCCGCCGCCTGTCCCCCGAGGGAATGGAGACCACCCTCCAGGTCCTGTCCGACTTCGCCGAGGAGGCCCGGCGCCTGGGGGCCGAGGCCATCGCCGTGTCCGCCACCAGCGCGGCGCGCGACGCGGAGAATGGTGCCGAGTTCCTCGCCGCCGCCCGCACGCGCGCCGGCGTCACCGTGGAGATCATCCCCGGCGAGTTGGAGGCCCAGTTGTCCTTCACCGCGGCGTACGCGGACTTCGGACGCGCGGCGCGTGGCCCCCTCGTCGTGGTGGACATCGGCGGCGGCTCCACCGAGTTCATCTACGGGGACACCGCGGGCAAGGTGACCTTCCGCCACAGCTTCGACGTGGGCTCGGTGCGCATGACCGAGCGCTACGTGCGCGCCGACCCGCCCTCCGCCGAGGACCGGGCCCGCGTGGAAGCACACCTGCGCGAGACGTTCTCATCACTGCCGCCCTGCCCCCCGGGCGCCCAGCTCGTGGGCATCGCCGGCACGGTGACCACGCTCTTCACCGTGCGCCACGCCATCGATCCGTACGACGCCGAGCGGGTGCATGGCGGCACGTTGTCGCTCGCGGAGCTGGACGCGCTGGTGGACTCCCTGTGCCAGAAGCCCCTCGCCGAGCGCCAGAAGCTGCCCGGCCTGCAGCCCAAGCGCGCCGACGTGATTCCCGCCGGAGCCCTCATCCTGCGCGAGTGCCTGCGGGCGCTCCGGCTGGAGAACTGCCTCGTGAGTGATCGCGGCCTGCGCTGGGGCCTGCTCGCGCACCGCTTCGGAGCCTCCTCTTGA
- a CDS encoding arylamine N-acetyltransferase family protein, translating to MELGHYLQRMGYRGPLQPTLETLRRLHIRHLEMLPFENLDVLGGRPMVLEEEALFDKLVRGNRGGLGFELNGLFAVLLRTLGFQVTYLAARVSASGEWPTAPGFDHLVLEVALEEKWLVDVGFGEAFDEPLPLVPGRWPTAGRMFVLESRGDEWSLAREELDGTRPWLYAFSREPRRWEDFVARGQDYPPPGSPLRRELLCTRKTPRGRVTLRGERLILSEGGHRVERVLGAAEEREQLLLSHFGLPLGSLGSR from the coding sequence ATGGAGCTCGGTCACTACCTTCAGAGGATGGGCTACCGAGGTCCGTTGCAGCCCACGCTGGAGACGCTGCGGCGCCTGCACATCCGGCACCTCGAGATGCTCCCCTTCGAGAACCTCGATGTGCTGGGCGGCCGGCCCATGGTGCTCGAGGAAGAGGCGCTCTTCGACAAGCTCGTGCGTGGCAACCGGGGAGGGTTGGGCTTCGAGCTCAACGGCCTGTTCGCCGTGCTGCTGCGCACGCTGGGCTTCCAGGTGACGTATCTGGCGGCGCGGGTGTCCGCCTCGGGCGAGTGGCCCACGGCGCCCGGGTTCGATCACCTCGTCCTGGAAGTCGCCCTGGAGGAGAAGTGGCTCGTGGACGTGGGCTTCGGAGAGGCCTTCGACGAGCCCCTGCCGTTGGTTCCCGGCCGCTGGCCCACCGCGGGGCGGATGTTCGTCCTGGAGTCCCGGGGCGACGAATGGAGCCTCGCCCGCGAGGAGCTGGACGGCACGCGCCCGTGGCTCTACGCGTTCTCGCGCGAGCCGAGACGATGGGAGGACTTCGTGGCGCGTGGCCAGGACTACCCGCCGCCCGGATCGCCCCTGCGCCGGGAGCTGCTCTGCACGCGCAAGACGCCTCGTGGCCGGGTGACCCTGCGTGGAGAGCGGCTCATCCTCTCGGAGGGGGGCCACCGCGTGGAGCGGGTGCTCGGAGCGGCCGAGGAGCGCGAGCAACTGCTGCTCTCGCACTTCGGCCTTCCGCTGGGGAGCCTGGGCTCGCGCTGA
- a CDS encoding DPP IV N-terminal domain-containing protein — MKALLASLVLLLPLAALAQAPVIQISGATFQPLPLALSTPLTQGGEVKSSAAAVDDALLFDLRASGLFQVLDRASFLADAKEGMTAGSINFARWADVGAEALVKYTLTREGDALKAEARVFNVGNGREEFKTAQSGPTAQPSQLAHKVADAIYRHYTREPSPFLAPITYVRKSGSNRDVWVADWDGRNARQVTQGGINLLPALGPDDQLGYTSYQQGKPDLYVRKPGGDTIRLKTNDGQMATGIAFSPDGKRVAYALAEDESAQIWVANANGEGARQLTDTRFGINTSPAWSPDGKRIAFVSNRGGSPQVYVMNADGSGVRRLTFQGNYNQTPNWSPRGDLIAFTARDERNAFDLFTVHVDTGKVTRLTQDQGNNEEPSFSPNGRLVLFTSTRNGPSQLFVMTAEGNNHLALPGQDKASITTPDWGR, encoded by the coding sequence GTGAAAGCCCTCCTCGCCTCCCTGGTGTTGTTGTTGCCGCTCGCGGCGCTCGCCCAGGCGCCCGTCATCCAGATCTCCGGCGCCACCTTCCAGCCCCTTCCGCTCGCCCTCTCCACGCCCCTCACCCAGGGCGGTGAGGTCAAGTCCTCCGCCGCCGCGGTGGATGACGCGCTCCTGTTCGATCTGCGCGCCTCGGGCCTCTTCCAGGTGCTCGACCGGGCCAGCTTCCTCGCCGACGCCAAGGAAGGCATGACGGCGGGCAGCATCAACTTCGCGCGCTGGGCGGACGTGGGCGCCGAGGCCCTGGTGAAGTACACCCTCACGCGCGAGGGCGACGCGCTCAAGGCCGAGGCGCGCGTGTTCAACGTGGGCAACGGCCGCGAGGAGTTCAAGACGGCCCAGAGTGGTCCCACCGCGCAGCCCTCGCAGCTCGCCCACAAGGTCGCCGACGCCATCTACCGCCACTACACCCGCGAGCCGAGCCCGTTCCTCGCCCCCATCACCTACGTGCGCAAGTCGGGCTCCAACCGGGACGTGTGGGTGGCGGACTGGGATGGCCGCAATGCCCGGCAGGTGACCCAGGGCGGCATCAACCTGCTGCCGGCGCTCGGGCCCGATGACCAGTTGGGCTACACCTCGTACCAGCAGGGCAAGCCGGACCTGTACGTCCGCAAGCCGGGCGGAGACACCATCCGGCTCAAGACGAATGACGGCCAGATGGCCACCGGCATCGCCTTCTCGCCGGATGGCAAGCGCGTGGCCTACGCCCTCGCGGAGGACGAGAGCGCGCAGATCTGGGTGGCCAATGCCAACGGCGAGGGCGCCCGGCAGCTCACCGACACGCGCTTCGGCATCAACACCAGCCCCGCCTGGTCCCCGGATGGCAAGCGCATCGCCTTCGTGTCCAACCGCGGGGGCTCGCCCCAGGTGTACGTGATGAACGCGGATGGCTCCGGCGTGCGGCGGCTCACCTTCCAGGGCAACTACAACCAGACGCCGAACTGGTCGCCGCGCGGCGATCTCATCGCCTTCACCGCGCGCGACGAGCGCAACGCCTTCGATCTCTTCACCGTCCACGTGGACACCGGCAAGGTCACCCGCCTCACCCAGGACCAGGGCAACAACGAGGAGCCGAGCTTCTCGCCCAACGGGCGCCTCGTGCTCTTCACCTCCACGCGCAATGGCCCCTCGCAGCTCTTCGTCATGACGGCGGAGGGCAACAACCACCTGGCCCTGCCCGGCCAGGACAAGGCCTCCATCACCACGCCCGACTGGGGCCGCTAA